One segment of Brassica napus cultivar Da-Ae chromosome C3, Da-Ae, whole genome shotgun sequence DNA contains the following:
- the LOC106420685 gene encoding uncharacterized acetyltransferase At3g50280-like, which produces MPSLENSVTLISRSRVFPDQKSTLADLKLSVSDLPMLSCHYIQKGCLFTRPHLPPHALLSHLKHSLSLTLSHFPPLAGRLSTSQDGHVFLSCNDAGADFVFAVAESVRVRDVIGGTDVPDVVKSFFSYDGAVSYEGHNRPILGVQVTELNDGVFIGCSVNHAVTDGTSLWNFINTFAEVSRGVENVTRQPDFTRENVLISPAVLKMPHGGPKVTFNENEPLRERIFSFSREQILELKEMVNKKRSSTVGNGDINGFEVFGKQSNDKLNGKENGKLTEMLESLLGRNDAVSVEISSFQSLCALLWRAITRARKLPSSQTTTFRMAVNVRHRLRPKLDPEYFGNAIQSVPTFATAGEVLSRDLRWTADQLNQSVAAHQDGKIRSVVADWEANPRCFPLGNFDGAMVTMGSSPRFPMYDNNFGWGKPVAVRSGRANKFDGKISAFPGRDEKGSVDLEVVLAPETMAGIESDGEFMRYVSKQ; this is translated from the coding sequence ATGCCTTCTCTCGAGAACTCTGTAACTTTAATCTCAAGAAGCAGAGTCTTCCCTGACCAAAAGTCAACGCTCGCTGACCTCAAACTCTCCGTCTCCGATCTCCCCATGCTCTCTTGCCACTACATCCAGAAAGGCTGCCTCTTCACTCGCCCTCACCTTCCTCCGCACGCGCTTCTCTCTCACCTcaaacactctctctctctaaccctcTCTCACTTCCCTCCTCTCGCCGGCCGTCTCTCCACCTCCCAAGACGGCCACGTTTTCCTCTCCTGCAACGACGCCGGCGCCGATTTCGTTTTCGCCGTCGCGGAATCCGTCCGCGTCCGCGACGTTATCGGCGGAACCGACGTTCCGGACGTCGTGAAAAGTTTTTTCTCGTACGACGGGGCGGTGAGTTACGAGGGACATAACAGACCGATCCTCGGCGTTCAGGTGACGGAACTAAACGACGGCGTTTTCATCGGGTGTTCCGTTAACCACGCCGTGACTGACGGAACGTCGCTGTGGAATTTCATCAATACGTTTGCTGAGGTGTCTAGAGGAGTTGAGAATGTGACACGTCAGCCTGATTTTACGCGGGAGAATGTGCTAATCTCACCGGCTGTGCTCAAAATGCCTCACGGTGGGCCCAAGGTGACGTTCAACGAGAACGAGCCGTTACGGGAACGGATATTCAGTTTCAGTAGGGAACAGATTCTTGAGCTGAAAGAGATGGTTAACAAGAAGAGAAGCTCGACGGTGGGTAACGGCGATATTAACGGATTTGAGGTGTTTGGGAAGCAGAGTAATGACAAGCTTAACGGAAAAGAGAACGGTAAACTGACGGAGATGTTGGAGAGTTTGTTAGGGAGGAACGACGCCGTTTCGGTGGAGATCTCGTCGTTTCAGTCTCTCTGCGCTTTGCTGTGGCGTGCGATCACTCGAGCGAGGAAGCTTCCGAGCTCTCAAACGACGACGTTTCGGATGGCTGTGAACGTTCGCCACCGTCTGAGACCGAAACTTGATCCGGAGTACTTCGGAAACGCGATACAGAGCGTGCCGACGTTTGCGACCGCGGGAGAAGTTCTGTCTCGTGATCTCCGGTGGACCGCCGATCAGCTCAACCAGAGCGTGGCGGCTCACCAAGACGGGAAGATTCGAAGCGTTGTGGCGGACTGGGAGGCGAATCCGAGGTGTTTTCCTCTCGGGAATTTCGACGGAGCGATGGTCACGATGGGGAGCTCGCCGAGGTTTCCGATGTATGATAACAATTTCGGGTGGGGAAAGCCGGTGGCGGTTAGAAGCGGACGGGCGAATAAGTTCGACGGGAAGATCTCGGCGTTTCCGGGGAGAGATGAAAAAGGGAGTGTTGATTTGGAGGTGGTTTTAGCGCCGGAGACGATGGCTGGGATAGAATCTGACGGCGAGTTTATGCGATACGTGTCTAAACAGTGA